From Solea senegalensis isolate Sse05_10M linkage group LG7, IFAPA_SoseM_1, whole genome shotgun sequence, a single genomic window includes:
- the kcna4 gene encoding potassium voltage-gated channel subfamily A member 1, which yields MEFAMVGADGGCNSHLPYGYAQARARERERERERHAAQSRAAAAAAAAEGGSGAEGGGGGGGGGGGSGGGGGVGGGSTTSSCAHLLNNRQHQSRAASSTSANINSGGTASRPSSSSSTSSTQPPQHQQEPEQQQQQQQQQHHHHHRVVRERKKQRGVGRWRRSRTTFGGDLRHSELALLGSEEDIMIEEEEAEGAEEEEEEDEEEADEEGGRGSKRSSFLCNMGDEEETVSITDRRPQSGYENAYSECGCCERVVINVSGLKFETQLKTLTQFPDTLLGDPDKRIRYFDPLRNEYFFDRNRPSFDAILYYYQSGGRLKRPANVPFDIFSEEVKFYELGEEAILKFREDEGFVKEEEKPLPEDEFKRQIWLLFEYPESSSPARGIAVVSVLVIVISIVIFCLETLPEFRDEKEYLQPRHNSTQQQDHGFTPFNDPFFIVETVCIIWFSFEIIVRFFASPSKTQFFKNIMNSIDIVSILPYFITLGTDLAQHQGNGQQAMSFAILRIIRLVRVFRIFKLSRHSKGLQILGHTLRASMRELALLIFFLVIGVILFSSAVYFAEADEPSSQFTSIPDAFWWAVVTMTTVGYGDMKPITVGGKIVGSLCAIAGVLTIALPVPVIVSNFNYFYHRETDNEDQPPVVESMPPGCPYFPDFLRKFKGSPSGSSLGDKAEYMEMEEGVTESLCGLDKSPSKGNGTDISRKNSTNSKSIQTDV from the coding sequence ATGGAGTTTGCCATGGTGGGTGCGGACGGTGGGTGCAACAGTCACCTGCCTTATGGATATGCCCAAGCTCGCGCACGGGAGAGGGAGCGCGAGAGGGAGCGGCACGCGGCACAGTCCAgagcggcggcagcggcggcggctgctgAAGGTGGATCCGGTgcggagggaggaggaggaggaggaggaggcggcggcggcagtggcggcggcggcggcgttgGCGGGGGGTCTACCACCTCCTCATGTGCTCATCTCCTTAACAACCGCCAGCATCAGTCTCGCGCCGCCTCCTCCACGAGCGCCAACATCAACAGCGGCGGTACCGCCTCgcgcccctcctcctcctcctccacctcctccacgcAGCCGCCACAACACCAGCAGGAgcccgagcagcagcagcagcagcagcagcagcagcaccaccaccaccacagagtTGTCAGAGAGCGCAAAAAGCAGCGCGGCGTCGGACGCTGGAGACGCAGCCGCACGACTTTCGGCGGAGATCTGCGCCACTCGGAGCTGGCGCTGCTCGGATCTGAGGAGGACATCATgatagaggaggaagaggccgAGGgagcggaggaagaggaggaggaggatgaggaggaggcggaTGAAGAGGGCGGCCGGGGAAGCAAGAGGTCAAGCTTTCTGTGTAACATgggtgatgaggaggagacagtGTCCATCACTGACCGGAGACCTCAGTCCGGGTATGAAAACGCTTACAGTGAGTGCGGCTGCTGTGAGAGAGTTGTCATCAACGTGTCGGGTCTGAAGTTTGAGACGCAGCTCAAGACTCTCACTCAGTTCCCGGACACTCTCCTGGGAGACCCCGACAAGAGAATCCGGTACTTTGACCCGCTGAGGAACGAGTACTTCTTCGACCGGAACCGACCGAGTTTTGACGCTATTCTATACTATTACCAGTCAGGCGGGCGGTTGAAAAGACCCGCCAATGTGCCGTTTGACATCTTCTCGGAGGAGGTGAAGTTTTATGAACTCGGGGAGGAGGCAATCCTGAAGTTCAGGGAGGATGAGGGTTTTgttaaggaggaggagaaacctCTGCCCGAGGACGAGTTTAAGCGCCAGATCTGGCTGCTCTTTGAGTATCCGGAGAGCTCGAGTCCAGCCAGAGGGATAGCAGTGGTGTCCGTCCTCGTCATTGTCATTTCTATCGTCATATTCTGCCTGGAGACGCTGCCGGAGTTCAGGGATGAAAAGGAGTATCTGCAGCCACGACACAActccacacagcagcaggacCACGGGTTCACTCCTTTCAACGACCCCTTTTTCATCGTGGAGACGGTTTGCATCATCTGGTTCTCTTTTGAGATTATAGTCCGCTTCTTTGCGAGTCCCAGCAAAACCcaattctttaaaaacattatgaaTTCTATAGACATTGTTTCCATTTTGCCTTATTTCATAACTCTCGGCACGGACCTGGCGCAGCACCAAGGCAACGGGCAACAGGCGATGAGCTTCGCCATCCTGAGAATAATCCGCTTGGTCAGGGTGTTCCGAATCTTCAAACTGTCCAGACACTCCAAGGGTCTGCAGATCCTGGGTCACACTCTGCGCGCCAGCATGAGGGAGCTGgccctcctcatcttcttcctgGTCATTGGTGTCATCCTCTTCTCCAGTGCGGTGTACTTCGCAGAGGCGGACGAGCCGTCGTCTCAGTTCACGAGCATCCCGGACGCTTTCTGGTGGGCTGTAGTGACCATGACCACAGTGGGCTACGGGGACATGAAGCCCATCACTGTCGGTGGCAAGATAGTGGGCTCCCTCTGCGCCATCGCTGGTGTGCTAACCATTGCGCTCCCGGTGCCAGTGATAGTGTCCAACTTCAACTATTTTTACCACAGGGAGACCGACAATGAAGACCAGCCGCCGGTGGTGGAGAGCATGCCACCGGGGTGTCCTTACTTCCCGGACTTTCTACGGAAATTTAAAGGTTCGCCGTCAGGATCCTCACTGGGCGACAAAGCGGAGTATatggagatggaggagggggTCACTGAGTCTCTATGTGGTTTGGACAAGAGCCCGAGTAAAGGAAACGGCACAGATATAAGCAGAAAAAACAGTACTAACTCTAAATCCATTCAGACTGATGTGTGA